The Episyrphus balteatus chromosome 3, idEpiBalt1.1, whole genome shotgun sequence genome segment TGATAACAAAATGCGGAATCTTTGCTTCCAAACGCCAAAGCATCTTTCCACCGTGTTACGAGTAGCTATATGAGATGTATTGTATCTTATTTCAGCATCCGTTCGAGGATTCAAAACGGGGGTTAAGAGGATGTTAGTACAAGGGTACCCACCATCCCCAAGCAGACGACCGTTGAACTCCCCATCATCAAATCTTTGTTTAATTCTGCTTTCCCTAAAAATTCGTGAGTCATGAGTGCTGCCTCTCCAGCGGCAAACAATGTCATTAATTTTTAGGGATGCGTCGCATTCTACTTGGGTATTCAACGAGTAATACCCTTTTCTGTTTATATAGTACTGCCCTGATGGGCCACCTACTTTTGGGATCCTTATGTGGGTACAGTCAATGGCCCCGACAACCCTTGGAAACCCCCGTATTTCAGAGAACTTGTTCATAGTTCTCAGCTGGTCCGTAAACGATGTTGGCATTTCAATGAACACAGGCCTTTTGGCAGCTAATGCTCTTGCCACTCGCTTACATATTTGGCATAGCGTGGGTTGGCTGAATCCGTGGATGTCTGCTCCATCGTCTTGAATCTTTAAACAGGTCATAAAAGGTACGGATTTCGAATTGGTGGAACATTTAGTAGGTACAAACTTACCTCGTTCCGTCCCCAATATCTAATTGCAGCCATAACTTGGAGATCTATGGGGATGTGTCCTCCTCTATTGTCGCTGTTGAAGTCCGAACGGATAATGTCAATTATTTTGATCATATTTTCTTTCgaaaatctatatttttgtttaaattcaagATTTCTAAGGCTCATTGGGTTGAACCTTGTTTTGTACACTTTCCTCCTTCTCGGAGTTGGTAAAACGcgatttaaattattaaaatcatttatgaatgaaaaaaattgaaaaggcattattgttttctatttaatttaaattatggaTAGAAATCAAAATGACATTTacgaaataataatacaaataatttcCTTATGTAGGGTCTATTCAACCTCAAAACGCGTTTAGCTTATTATGGGACTATGTAACCTTGCATAAGTtttataaatagcatttttgcGTTATTCGGACTACATAACTTTATGTAGGCTCTATACTGCTTTTTTAAATAAGACTGGATATGTTTAATATTGATGAAATGAGAGATTATAACATAactattgaaatgttaatactTATAAAAACTGCTGTGCTATTGAAAAATAATCTTATAATATTCGTTGTATCAATTCCGatattttgca includes the following:
- the LOC129915150 gene encoding putative nuclease HARBI1 codes for the protein MIKIIDIIRSDFNSDNRGGHIPIDLQVMAAIRYWGRNEIQDDGADIHGFSQPTLCQICKRVARALAAKRPVFIEMPTSFTDQLRTMNKFSEIRGFPRVVGAIDCTHIRIPKVGGPSGQYYINRKGYYSLNTQVECDASLKINDIVCRWRGSTHDSRIFRESRIKQRFDDGEFNGRLLGDGGYPCTNILLTPVLNPRTDAEIRYNTSHIATRNTVERCFGVWKQRFRILLSGMRCSLENTKTTIVALAVLHNLAIDFQDVLPATDDDVNNDNQPDSSENQERPHQERSDQNLTRRVFIEQYFSTPNQ